Within Bombus huntii isolate Logan2020A unplaced genomic scaffold, iyBomHunt1.1 ctg00000247.1, whole genome shotgun sequence, the genomic segment aggttaggttatcgtgcagatatcgcggcttttgcattggaaatcacgcaactgccagtctcgtcgttccttgtaaacgaaagaaaggtattgtaatcggtcggaattaacataaaactcgtcgcatgcgaccatatggcctgaatgttgaataaacgagagtagagcgcgagctatgtgattctaaccgtttaggcggaaactaatgattgtaacccgagccgagatatatgccaatattactttgctcgacaaagcgtataagatgaggagagaatcgcgataaggtagaacaagagacagatattctctacgtaaagcaagtctgtcaactagattgaaatcctatagctataactacagtgaatccatattctggcgaattgtcttttcacaaatgaagcttctgaagaacggaattgatacaataactactgttcattcataactactgttgtaagaatctatatatttgtctatctatatctatatatatcgatctatatatatttgtcagaatgtcattttatcaaaaaacccatcctctgtaatcatagtttaacgaagcataattaatagaagaggtagagcgttaagtggagatgatttaatcacagttaagtagataaatctctatattagtctctttaattaaaatgtcctacgttttatttgcgtcattttttttcttcatccaatttaaaatgtttaaataacaatagcctatacaatataattttatgtaaaaaaattgattataccatgtttattacagatatttaacatttttgtgtacatacaaaatttagattatacctcgcttgagaacaaaaattctatttgttttcctaacatgtactaataattattgatcaaactagaaaaagctggaggagattacttaggaagattacttagcatcttatattcctggcaagagaaaatgaaaaattcgtttcttctctttgcttccctgttccttctttcctcctttttccctttttacatcgcgttgttttacatcgcaatttacatttatttgtaaagtttgaatcttctcgatattgaagatgttgaagctgcaagtatgtatttcattttaatccattcgagaccgagatttaattgtaagacgatacctaggtgtcgctACGAtttgaatgtttagttagaatgattctgtgttttactctctccagggtatccttttcatactttgattttaaatcgatgacaatcttaaatagtatgcctcatatttttaaaatataaaattatatactatgttattctataatgtattatgtacagtcatatatatatatatatatatataataattctatattgaaaaaaatatgaaattaacatgatatatacattacctacataagttatatataaaatatgtatactatacccttgcctactgactgatatgaatttctttcggtctcgaatgcgttaaaagagagcgcaaagaaggcgaaattacttattgtaattagtaaaacgacctgagaggcagacagatacaagaaagaaggaatattatattagcggcattatcatgtttttgctctctttaagtctttcatcgagacagacaatctacaggtattaatcgaccaatttctccaagctgataacttcgaattgatgtttatatataagaagtgttatgtgttaatctgtctaaatgtttaaaaggtgttataaattaaatgttgttaaacgatacgtaattgccttttgatcgtaaattttactatcaaggggtcttttatgtatgcgtaatcattgtgaattataacaatttatgtgatcgatattaaaggtgtttaaaagcatgtagtttttttctatattactattctcctatattattatcctatattattatagcattcctatattattataatatccaattacatgttgatacacaaaatatacagattattatttataacgttttggttttcttaattgagtcattcatttagtacaaatgataagaaattagtaataattcacaaaaaaaggatatcgtagtagaaatattataaaaaaacattttctgttttagtgtagagttactccttcttacagacagtgtcgtacaaatctgtacgtctctgagaaaatgtaggtatctgagcccttacttcctcaacaacttttagatctgatagaaaaaagaaacatacgaagtaataagtaatgcttactaataaattcaacaaatacagaggaagatggctaaatcgataaattaacgagactaaaaattaattacatcatggatctctcgcttttaattttaagctgtaaattaccgatatcggtgactgccatattctcttgagtttccaaatcgtaaagaatctttccccagggattggtcaactgtgtatgtccccatgcgacgtaacttgcttaaggaacacgagccggtgatatgcaggcaacgtataattgattatcattcgctctgaaacgctgaagtaatgaccagtgcagtggtccagtggtcatattgaatgccgctggatatatcagcatttggcaacctaacccagagaagcaggaaatatgaagccaccgaataccaattaacttcgtagttgcacggttcacattccatcatttctgaatatgcgaggacagtcctcttattgtgcttttaattcttttatttgtttcattttcagcaaatatactggttttttaaattaagcttctttttatacagagttacagattatattaattttatatagaatatatttaagaaagatatttaattttttgctagttaagtattgatcgattaagttactgtacctttgttccgataaatgcgtgccatttcctcgaatctaatatcatagcaaatgccaatacctattttgcagcccttcacatcgaacgtcgttagggagttaccaggactgagtgaatcactctctcgaaaagtaatcttattaggaatgtcgatgtcgaatagatgtacctaataacataaaaatgtagtcgctaattctattgctgcaacttttgtaatttaatatcaaagttaccaactcctaaactttaattattttttatttaataactgacagcgtttttatcactttcttttattaaaaaatcctatcatttaataatgtttaaaaaggagaaaaaataagtataataatattttaagtatgtgaaaaatttatacaacacaaacacattacaacaaaaatgggcgtttcccgtatcataacgtattttataaaccgtaaattatagaattggttatagtatacgtatgtacatatgtatattcctaaattattcctagatagagtcactttcttcgccccaatattttcaaattcaaagccataaaggaatatattacttacctttcggtgttttgctatcaaagttccatcgggaccccaaatagtacaggtattgtacaatttatcgccccctatttcaggcatcgtaccaccaactacatagatgttgttttctttagctgcgttcgatgaagcaacgctcgtttcaccatcaggaatactctcggcgtattttggaaagtactctgcattgcaatatttcaattaatgaaaaataactgtcttttgttccaaccataaattaaattgaaatgtttgtcagttttttattttttaaattattaaaataactaagttttatatttcgacttaattaaatatgcaattacttagctaatagtatatataataaattgtttctacaggttcaaaatgaaaaatgaatatttagaaatatttaattacgacaatgctatttgtgttagcatcagtggcttgttactcaacgactttgctagtactttttcaaacataaagttagttttcaattaacacttatactagaggcggaattataaatgcaaaataattgataatactaatttataagtacctaattattagtatcttaaaaaatatatttatacaaaaatcacgataatcatgaaaatggggaaatcctatattctcgaatcaattcacaatttattttgcatattaattagattccgcgctcatcagtacgtactcactggcgacatcgagaaaatgtatcggcaattcctcgtacgaccagaggatcggaaatatcaaaggatattatggcgcagcgcgagtggagaaacagaaacatatgagcttaacaccgtaatactcttatcatagaaatagaagcagtcctcaattcccgccctctaacttctatctccaccgatccaaatgatctcctagccctcactcccggacatttcctcattggcgattcattaatgtgcttacgtgatcgagatttcagggacattccatcgaaccgactctccaaatggcagcatatccaacagcttaaacaacatttttggaaccgctggcataaggagtatttgaacgagctaaccaaccgcaataaatggagcaagggtggacacagcatccaaaagggcacaatcgtcatcctcagagaggacaacgttccctccatgcattggcctctgggccgagttatcaagattcatccaggcgccgatggtgtcatccggacagctacagttcagacggcaaagagcattttggatcggggcgtcaaaaggcttgtcccactgccaattcaacccgatctcgagaaacccgaacaactagccaccgagacgaaataagatgggaacttcaaccacacctccctagtttgatcggtaccctctcaacggggggagaatgttacgccatgcggcttaccataggtcatattcttaactatcgatcgcggcactataatgtcgcagacggatcgtcgtgtctgcccggcaaacaaacattgtagtggcaagcgcatggttcattaagcagggcgacttccagaaacgtcgactcgtggcccgtattttacctcgcgtaaagaatgtggcgtgatccgaacgtagtgggggtcgccttccagaaaaaacgaaaaaaatcgaaaggcgttcagaacttttcgagatgtcgaaccgtcaacacatgtggtatgtcgcgcattacttatcaaccaaaacgcagttacattttttttgttccatttatatctttctagttaataagttgttgaaataaacattaatttatttgtgttaattctgtggaatttcgttgaactacccttattatcataatcgaaataaggggatcgatcagttcgtggcgtcgattatttaatcgtaacgggaacttacaactctcgttgacgtgctatctcgcgatcgcgtctctccgcgaacggtcgaaacaaaatgattcactaaaaactgtcctgaattcctaagaatttatttaccgcaaaactgacaaagtgtttatttaaaacatgaggttgaaggtagtccttttctttcatttcattcattttcattttctttcttaagtatggctaacacaatatctaatcaattaaaattttatattttcacgtgaaaagtttctttagataattattatcaacatgatgactaactcttacggattaatacgtgtctgtagggcaatccggtggacttgatcggccttttacttcgaaagttgagtaatcggtgtcgctttcttacgcatctttgaactgtataaatgttttaaaattgtttgatccagaatgtaccacaccaccggacaatcaagaaggcaggtgccttgactacagaaaatgtaaacctctgcaagaaatatggcagatacagtaccgtacagccaccgatttttatagacgatcagtgtgcagataccagggcaatgttacgatcgtttgctgtccgaacgatccaaacaaagagaagagagaaattttaataaaaactgtgtataagtataaggctttgcgaccaccatactgtggttttagcaacgtctctcataccagggtggtcgatggtaaaccagctgaacttggtacgttttatgtctttctttccgattaataataagccatttactgcaaagaatgaactttaaaggcattaaacagcacatcaatgtacatttcaattagactaaataataatgctatgattttatcggtagtaactttacttattaacttgaattatttctttcttttacttcatgttaggaagagtatctttttgcttgaaataaaaaattgatataggagtaataatatggatagagatcaaaaactgtcagggcagaaattacacgtttgaactttatagttcagtatagttcaaatagaaattatatagaattatttaataatttgtattccactggaataaaaatttaatttctgtctttatcaaatctctatttcagagtatttgtacgtatgtacttatcgtctgctgtatgatcgaatatcgaataggtaataatcgttgttacccgttatgtgagaaaaaattatgtatattcacaactatgactattgcattttaggcgcttggccatggatcgctgcattaggttttcgtaatccccgaaacccagacaaaccactatggaagtgcggaggttccctgatatcggctaggcatgttttgaccgcagcacattgtgcacatatggatggaatagaaaacatacacaatcataatattgtcattcttagattggtggaggaggtgccattttcgagtaagtcctcaaatatatatatatatatatgctattgagtattactgaagtatcatatcctgaaatttcttactgtacacatatattgtgtcataaagcgtgtataattctttctcatacttttggtcattcgtttcctgcattttcatttatttttttatttttcagggtacgtatatcccatttgtacgaaagagcccctacgaaagagcaacttcgtcggctataacccccttgttgctggatggggagcattaagatatagtaagtgatatcaattttataataaaattaaatagttccagtcttaaatatctttcttattttcttcgtaggacgaccacgacgtaatgcattaatggaagtacaaatgccagtgattaagaacgccgaatgcaaaatagcttattccaaatttcctaatgcacctgatatcactgatggtataatatgcgccgaacatgctcagggtggagaggattcttgtacggtaattaagttacagagttactacaaactatacggtatctgaagacacgtcgattcgaattaacatcaaatcgacgtcttaaacattaaaaataatagataaacacaatttaatagttttgcccacttctcacacctcgttatggtatttaatctaatttccttctaatcttagttttgctcaaaatacatataacatgtacgttataaattggagtatttcaatacacaaatcaatagaagattattactgtatataagtataatttcaatacaattcgatcgatatatttcagtatctttgattaaaaatttaacgatcctttcaggctgaccgcggcggaccactgctgatacaacatgaattaacctcgtatttaataggtattgtgtcttatgcttataagtgcggcacagctgggtatcccagcgtttacactagggtcacatcgtaccttgacttcattctccaagcgatgcaataatatgatattactgttccataaatatcattgtgtaaaaaacgtaaagttggattttcttattgtggagataagaaacagctcaaatttacattgttttgtacgttacaaattataggcttaaaatgtacgaaatgtaactttgaaacgacactaattttttacgcacgataaacctccacaacttaggtatgtaaagatgataaacgtatattaattctataaatttggtaataataaaccaactttctgagaagttctgtaaatttcgtttctgttgtatcaagagaataatggaatattccacttagatcgtatacttcttgtacgtacgtacaaaattttccggctaatctaaaacacttcataagatagagagcttctggaaattcggacacagagagtgcataaaatacaagataagtctcgtgtctttcaaaattattttttattcgctaaaaacgtcctgtgtactcatgcaatcacatgcaacctcgaaacttcacttattttttatcactttccaattcaatacacagtttcagcatttttgactatatgtaagagaaatttccattcagccaaaggtgtacttacagattatagattcctatacgactctcagtaaaaatttatccgcactccagatagttaaaacttctgtcgaccgtattgatccatctgcactcttcgtatgacgtcaatatctgttcagtgctgctgcgcaggtttctttgtgttacgtcaattcgtttgtgaccgttgcgcgagtaatggcgctttgcaatggtgatttgcaggaaaacagtgcaggatgctgtgattcgtttcttgtggtcggaggttatgtttgatgcctatatttatcaaagatttaatgcacattatggagaaagtgttttgtcacgaagtgtgtttgaatgggcacaaaagttcaaagaagatcgcacgagtgttatgaaaaaacagctggacgcccgtccacatccacgatgacaacattgaacgtgctcatgaacttatgctctatggaatagacgagtgacactggataatgtggcaaatcatttgcaaatcagccacggctctgcttatgcaatagtgcacgacagatttggattttaaaaagtttgtgcgagatggatgccgaaaaagctgatgaaaaggtgaagacgacgatgcattcgtggttcgcagctcagcccaaaacattttttaatga encodes:
- the LOC126877797 gene encoding omega-amidase NIT2-A-like, translated to MPEIGGDKLYNTCTIWGPDGTLIAKHRKVHLFDIDIPNKITFRESDSLSPGNSLTTFDVKGCKIGIGICYDIRFEEMARIYRNKGCQMLIYPAAFNMTTGPLHWSLLQRFRANDNQLYVACISPARVP